In Arthrobacter sp. QXT-31, one genomic interval encodes:
- a CDS encoding L-serine ammonia-lyase — MALSALDLFSVGIGPSSSHTVGPMRAAKQFADGLKGGGLLSSTTRVQAELFGSLGATGRGHGSDKAVVLGLQGLEPETVDTSTADDQVAAAALDAELRIGGDHRVDFNWDEDVVLHRRKSLPAHPNGMTFRALDHAGRVLSERSFYSIGGGFVVDGDADAGAKVVADETPLAYPFSTANELLEICRRENMSISDVMLANELAWRSEAELREELLKLWAVMRECVENGCSAEGILPGGLQVKRRAPQLFQTLSKDSASTDPLRAMEWVNLFALAVNEENAAGGRIVTAPTNGAAGIVPAVLHYYVKFVPGANDDGVVRFLLAAAAVGILFKINASISGAEVGCQGEVGSACSMAAAGLCEVLGGTPAQVENAAEVGIEHNLGLTCDPVGGLVQIPCIERNAIASVKAINAARLALHGDGSHKVSLDKAIKTMRETGADMKTKYKETSRGGLAVNVIEC, encoded by the coding sequence ATGGCGCTTAGCGCACTGGACCTGTTTTCCGTTGGCATCGGGCCGTCGTCGTCACACACGGTCGGCCCGATGCGGGCGGCAAAGCAGTTCGCCGACGGACTCAAGGGCGGCGGGCTGCTGAGCTCGACCACGCGGGTCCAGGCAGAGCTCTTCGGATCCCTGGGCGCCACCGGCCGGGGCCACGGCTCCGACAAGGCCGTGGTCCTGGGGTTGCAGGGCCTGGAGCCGGAAACCGTGGACACGTCCACCGCGGATGACCAGGTGGCCGCGGCCGCGCTCGACGCCGAACTCCGGATCGGCGGGGACCACCGGGTTGACTTCAACTGGGACGAGGACGTGGTGCTGCACCGGCGCAAGTCGCTGCCGGCCCACCCCAACGGCATGACGTTCCGCGCCCTGGACCACGCCGGCAGGGTGCTGAGCGAACGGAGCTTCTACTCCATCGGCGGCGGTTTCGTTGTTGACGGCGATGCCGACGCCGGCGCCAAGGTGGTGGCGGACGAGACCCCGCTGGCATATCCCTTCAGCACGGCCAACGAGCTCCTGGAGATCTGCCGCCGCGAAAACATGTCGATCTCCGACGTCATGCTCGCCAATGAGCTGGCATGGCGCAGCGAGGCGGAGCTCCGCGAGGAACTGCTGAAGCTGTGGGCCGTCATGCGCGAATGCGTGGAGAACGGCTGCTCCGCGGAGGGCATCCTGCCCGGCGGGCTGCAGGTGAAGCGGCGCGCGCCGCAGCTCTTCCAGACCCTGTCCAAGGACTCGGCCAGCACGGACCCGCTCCGCGCGATGGAGTGGGTGAACCTCTTCGCGCTGGCCGTCAACGAGGAGAACGCGGCCGGCGGCCGCATCGTCACCGCCCCCACCAACGGGGCAGCCGGCATCGTGCCGGCGGTCCTGCACTACTACGTGAAGTTTGTTCCTGGAGCGAACGACGACGGTGTGGTGCGGTTCCTTCTGGCGGCGGCCGCCGTCGGAATTCTGTTCAAGATCAACGCCTCCATCTCCGGCGCCGAGGTGGGCTGCCAGGGCGAGGTCGGCTCGGCCTGCTCCATGGCCGCCGCCGGGCTCTGCGAGGTGCTGGGTGGCACCCCCGCGCAGGTGGAGAACGCCGCCGAGGTGGGGATCGAGCACAACCTCGGCCTGACCTGCGACCCCGTGGGCGGCCTGGTGCAGATCCCGTGCATCGAACGGAACGCCATCGCCAGCGTCAAGGCCATCAACGCGGCCCGGCTCGCCCTGCACGGGGATGGCAGCCACAAGGTGTCGCTGGACAAGGCCATCAAGACCATGCGCGAGACCGGCGCCGACATGAAAACCAAGTACAAGGAAACCTCTCGAGGAGGCCTCGCTGTGAATGTAATTGAGTGCTGA
- the purU gene encoding formyltetrahydrofolate deformylase — protein MTAIQTESRAAGQSANSVEHVLTLDCPEGPGIVHAVSGFLLEYGCDIIDNKQFGDRAEGHFFMRVHFASDGNESTLEQLRAGFAPVAEKYNMKWRLERNGSRRKVLIMVSKFGHCLNDLLFRARVGELPIEVVGVVSNHTDHQALVDWHGIPFFHIPVTADTKPQAEARLLEIVDELDVELVVLARYMQVLSDDLARKLDGRAINIHHSFLPSFKGAKPYHQAYARGVKTVGATAHYVNAELDEGPIIAQQVVEVDHTFGPEDLVAAGRDTECKALSNAVRWHCEGRIILNGNRTVVLK, from the coding sequence ATGACTGCTATTCAGACTGAGTCGCGTGCCGCCGGGCAGTCCGCCAACAGCGTCGAGCACGTGCTGACCCTGGACTGCCCCGAAGGCCCGGGCATCGTGCACGCCGTCTCCGGCTTCCTGCTGGAATACGGCTGCGACATCATCGACAACAAGCAGTTCGGCGACCGCGCCGAAGGGCACTTTTTCATGCGGGTGCACTTCGCATCGGACGGCAACGAGTCCACCCTGGAGCAGCTTCGCGCCGGTTTCGCCCCGGTGGCGGAGAAGTACAACATGAAGTGGCGGCTGGAACGCAACGGCTCCCGCCGCAAGGTCCTGATCATGGTCTCCAAGTTCGGCCACTGCCTCAACGACCTGCTCTTCCGTGCCCGCGTGGGGGAACTGCCCATCGAGGTTGTGGGCGTCGTTTCCAACCACACGGACCACCAGGCCCTCGTGGACTGGCACGGCATCCCGTTCTTCCACATTCCCGTCACCGCGGACACCAAGCCGCAGGCCGAGGCGCGGCTGCTGGAAATCGTGGACGAGCTCGATGTTGAGCTGGTGGTGCTGGCCCGCTACATGCAGGTCCTCAGCGACGACCTGGCCCGGAAGCTGGACGGCCGCGCGATCAACATCCACCACTCGTTCCTGCCGTCCTTCAAGGGTGCCAAGCCGTACCACCAGGCCTACGCCCGCGGTGTGAAGACCGTGGGCGCCACCGCGCACTACGTGAACGCCGAGCTTGACGAGGGCCCGATCATCGCGCAGCAGGTCGTCGAGGTGGACCACACCTTCGGCCCCGAGGACCTGGTTGCCGCCGGCCGGGACACGGAGTGCAAGGCGCTCAGCAACGCCGTCCGCTGGCACTGCGAAGGCCGGATCATCCTGAACGGCAACCGGACCGTGGTCCTCAAGTAA
- a CDS encoding sarcosine oxidase subunit alpha family protein, with amino-acid sequence MTSQNARLSTGGRIDRSISWRFTVDGEEFTGHPGDTLASALLANGRIAAGNSLYEDRARGILAAGVEEPNALVRIEARFPGDVAESMLPATTVSLVDGLQAGFLNGLGKLDPADDRAEYDKKYVHTDVLVIGGGPAGLAAAREAVRSGARVILMDDQPELGGSLLSGSTAPELAETIEGKPALEWVADVEAELVSGAESTVLNRTTAFGAYDANYVIAVQNRTDHLTSPAAAGVSRQRIWHIRASQVVLAPGAHERPLVFENNDRPGIMLASAVRTYLNRYAVAAGSRVVVSTTNDSAYALVADLRAAGIKVAAVVDARSSLTPVASAAVEAGTRVLIGSAVANTAADSDGRLNSVTVRSINDDGELTSGVEEIAADLLAVSGGWSPLVHLHSQRQGKLRWDEDLAAFVPSTLVANQQTIGSGRGSFDLADCLAEGISAGAAAVIAAGFESSVEPSVLAEPKASAPTRQLWVVPGQTGTPDDWHNHFVDFQRDQSVADVLRSTGAGMRSVEHVKRYTSISTANDQGKTSGVNAIGVIAAALRQAGEASRGIGDIGTTTYRAPFTPVAFAALAGRQRGELFDPARVTSIHPWHVAQGALFEDVGQWKRPWYYPQNGEDMDEAVLRECAAVRDSVGFMDATTLGKIEIRGKDAGEFLNRIYTNAFKKLAPGSARYGVMCLADGMIFDDGVTLRLDEETYFMTTTTGGAAKVLDWLEEWLQTEWPELDVHCTSVTEQWSTIAVVGPKSRDVIAKVAPELAANGGLSAEAFPFMTFRETTLASGVQARVCRISFSGELAYEINVPSWYGLNTWESVAAAGAEFNITPYGTETMHVLRAEKGYPIVGQDTDGTVTPQDAGMEWIVSKAKDFIGKRSYNRIDQHRDDRKHLVSVLPVDGSLRLPEGTQLVEKGIPANPAYGPVPMQGFVTSSYHSAALGRSFGLALIKNGRNRIGETLVAAAGNQLVDVVVAETVLFDPEGTRKDG; translated from the coding sequence GTGACCTCCCAGAACGCGCGCCTCAGCACCGGCGGCCGTATCGACCGCAGCATCTCCTGGCGCTTCACCGTGGACGGCGAGGAATTCACCGGTCACCCGGGCGACACCCTGGCCTCCGCACTGCTGGCCAACGGCCGCATCGCCGCCGGCAACTCGCTGTACGAGGACCGCGCCCGCGGCATTCTGGCCGCCGGCGTGGAAGAACCCAACGCGCTGGTCCGGATCGAGGCCCGGTTCCCCGGTGACGTGGCCGAGTCCATGCTCCCCGCCACCACCGTTTCCCTCGTGGACGGTCTGCAGGCCGGCTTCCTGAACGGCCTTGGCAAGCTTGACCCGGCCGATGACCGCGCCGAGTACGACAAGAAGTACGTCCACACCGACGTCCTGGTGATCGGCGGCGGCCCCGCCGGCCTCGCCGCTGCCCGCGAAGCAGTCCGCAGCGGTGCCCGCGTCATCCTCATGGATGACCAGCCGGAACTGGGCGGTTCGCTGCTGTCCGGATCCACCGCTCCCGAACTGGCCGAGACCATCGAGGGCAAGCCCGCGCTGGAGTGGGTTGCCGACGTCGAGGCCGAGCTCGTCTCCGGCGCCGAAAGCACCGTGCTGAACCGCACCACCGCCTTCGGCGCGTACGACGCCAACTACGTCATCGCGGTCCAGAACCGCACCGACCACCTCACCAGCCCGGCCGCCGCCGGCGTCTCCCGCCAGCGGATTTGGCACATCCGTGCCAGCCAGGTTGTGCTGGCCCCCGGCGCCCACGAGCGTCCGCTGGTGTTCGAGAACAACGACCGCCCGGGCATCATGCTCGCCTCGGCCGTGCGCACTTACCTGAACCGCTACGCCGTGGCTGCGGGTTCGCGCGTGGTGGTCAGCACCACTAACGACAGCGCCTACGCCCTCGTCGCGGACCTGCGCGCTGCCGGCATCAAGGTCGCCGCCGTGGTCGACGCCCGCTCCAGCCTCACCCCGGTGGCTTCCGCCGCCGTCGAGGCCGGCACCCGCGTCCTCATCGGCAGCGCCGTGGCCAATACCGCCGCTGATTCCGACGGCCGGCTGAACAGCGTCACCGTCCGCAGCATTAACGACGACGGCGAACTCACCTCGGGCGTCGAAGAGATCGCCGCCGACCTGCTGGCAGTATCCGGCGGCTGGAGCCCGCTGGTGCACCTGCACTCACAGCGCCAGGGCAAGCTGCGCTGGGACGAGGACCTCGCTGCCTTCGTGCCATCCACCCTGGTCGCCAACCAGCAGACCATCGGCTCCGGCCGCGGCAGCTTCGACCTCGCCGACTGCCTGGCCGAGGGCATCTCGGCCGGCGCCGCCGCCGTGATTGCCGCCGGCTTCGAGTCCTCCGTCGAACCGTCTGTCCTGGCCGAGCCGAAGGCATCCGCCCCGACCCGCCAGCTGTGGGTTGTCCCCGGCCAGACCGGTACCCCCGACGACTGGCACAACCACTTCGTCGACTTCCAGCGTGACCAGTCCGTGGCCGACGTCCTGCGCTCCACCGGCGCCGGCATGCGCTCGGTTGAGCACGTCAAGCGCTACACCTCCATCAGCACCGCCAACGACCAGGGCAAGACGTCCGGCGTGAACGCCATCGGCGTCATCGCCGCGGCCCTCCGCCAGGCCGGCGAGGCTTCCCGTGGCATCGGCGACATCGGCACCACCACCTACCGTGCACCGTTCACCCCGGTGGCCTTCGCGGCACTGGCCGGACGCCAGCGCGGCGAGCTGTTCGACCCCGCCCGCGTCACCTCGATCCACCCGTGGCACGTCGCCCAGGGCGCCCTCTTCGAGGACGTCGGACAGTGGAAGCGGCCGTGGTACTACCCGCAGAACGGCGAGGACATGGACGAGGCCGTACTGCGCGAGTGCGCCGCCGTCCGCGACTCCGTGGGCTTCATGGACGCCACCACCCTCGGCAAGATCGAGATCCGTGGCAAGGACGCCGGTGAATTCCTGAACCGCATCTACACCAACGCATTCAAGAAGCTCGCCCCGGGGTCCGCCCGCTACGGCGTCATGTGCCTCGCTGACGGCATGATCTTCGACGACGGCGTGACCCTGCGCCTGGACGAGGAAACGTACTTCATGACCACCACCACCGGCGGTGCCGCCAAGGTGCTGGACTGGCTCGAGGAATGGCTGCAGACCGAATGGCCGGAACTCGACGTGCACTGCACCTCGGTGACCGAACAGTGGAGCACGATCGCCGTCGTCGGACCCAAGTCCCGCGACGTCATCGCCAAGGTCGCCCCGGAACTGGCAGCCAACGGCGGCCTGTCCGCCGAGGCCTTCCCGTTCATGACCTTCCGTGAAACCACCCTCGCATCCGGCGTGCAGGCCCGCGTTTGCCGGATCTCGTTCTCCGGTGAACTGGCCTACGAAATCAACGTGCCGTCCTGGTACGGGCTGAACACCTGGGAATCCGTTGCCGCGGCCGGTGCCGAGTTCAACATCACCCCCTACGGCACCGAGACCATGCACGTGCTGCGCGCCGAGAAGGGCTACCCGATCGTCGGTCAGGACACCGACGGCACGGTCACCCCGCAGGATGCCGGCATGGAATGGATCGTCTCCAAGGCCAAGGACTTCATTGGCAAGCGCTCCTACAACCGCATCGACCAGCACCGCGACGACCGCAAGCACCTGGTCAGCGTCCTGCCCGTGGACGGCTCGCTGAGGCTTCCGGAAGGAACCCAGCTGGTGGAGAAGGGCATCCCGGCGAACCCCGCCTACGGCCCGGTCCCGATGCAGGGCTTCGTGACCTCCAGCTACCACAGCGCCGCCCTGGGCCGCTCGTTCGGCCTCGCGCTGATCAAGAACGGCCGCAACCGGATCGGCGAGACCCTGGTGGCTGCCGCCGGCAACCAGCTCGTCGACGTAGTCGTGGCAGAAACCGTACTGTTTGACCCCGAAGGGACCCGCAAAGATGGCTAA
- the allB gene encoding allantoinase AllB, producing the protein MSEERFDLVIRGRRVLTTAGIAAREVGVRGGKIVALEPLGNGLQGDEVVELADDETLIPGLVDTHVHVNEPGRTEWEGFASATRAAAAGGVTTIIDMPLNSIPPTTNVDGLKLKREVAEDQAFVDVGFWGGAIPGNKSDLRPLHDEGVFGFKCFLLHSGVDEFPHLDADEMEEDMRELKSFDSLMIVHAEDSHAIDHAPHPGGAHYSTFLASRPRGAENKAIAEVIERARWTGARAHILHLSSSDALPMIASAKRDGVHLTVETCPHYLTLMAEEIPDGATAYKCCPPIREASNRELLWQGLQDGTIDCIVSDHSPSTLDLKDLENGDFAVAWGGVSSLQLGLSLIWSEARHRGIPLEQVVSWMAEKPASLARLSNKGQLALGYDADFAVFAQDEAFVVDVSKLKHKNPITPYDGKALSGVVRRTYLRGSVVDGRTPGGKLIRRGGI; encoded by the coding sequence ATGTCTGAAGAACGCTTTGACCTGGTCATCCGGGGCCGGCGCGTCCTCACCACCGCCGGAATCGCCGCCCGTGAAGTGGGTGTGCGCGGCGGCAAGATCGTCGCCCTCGAGCCGCTCGGCAATGGCCTGCAGGGGGACGAGGTGGTGGAACTCGCCGACGACGAAACCCTGATCCCCGGCCTGGTGGACACCCACGTCCACGTCAACGAGCCCGGCCGCACCGAGTGGGAGGGCTTCGCGTCCGCCACCCGCGCCGCGGCCGCCGGCGGCGTCACCACTATCATCGACATGCCGCTGAACTCCATCCCGCCCACCACCAACGTCGACGGCCTCAAGCTCAAGCGCGAGGTGGCCGAGGACCAGGCGTTCGTGGACGTCGGGTTCTGGGGCGGCGCCATCCCCGGCAACAAGTCCGACCTTCGCCCGCTGCACGATGAGGGCGTCTTCGGCTTCAAGTGCTTCCTGCTGCACTCCGGGGTGGACGAGTTCCCGCACCTGGACGCGGACGAGATGGAGGAGGACATGCGCGAGCTGAAGTCCTTCGACTCGCTCATGATCGTCCACGCCGAGGACTCCCACGCCATCGACCACGCGCCCCACCCCGGCGGCGCCCATTACTCCACGTTCCTGGCCTCCCGCCCCCGCGGCGCCGAGAACAAGGCCATCGCGGAGGTGATCGAGCGCGCCCGCTGGACCGGCGCCCGCGCCCACATCCTGCACCTCTCGTCCTCCGACGCGCTGCCGATGATCGCCTCGGCAAAGCGCGACGGCGTGCACCTCACCGTGGAGACCTGCCCGCACTACCTCACGCTCATGGCCGAGGAGATCCCCGACGGCGCCACGGCGTACAAGTGCTGCCCGCCCATCCGGGAGGCCTCCAACCGCGAGCTCCTCTGGCAGGGCCTGCAGGACGGCACCATCGACTGCATCGTCTCCGACCACTCCCCCAGCACGCTGGATCTGAAGGATCTGGAAAACGGTGACTTCGCCGTGGCCTGGGGCGGCGTCTCCTCGCTGCAGCTGGGCCTGTCCCTGATCTGGTCCGAGGCCCGGCACCGCGGCATTCCGCTGGAGCAGGTGGTGTCGTGGATGGCCGAGAAGCCCGCGTCCCTGGCCCGGCTCTCCAACAAGGGCCAGCTGGCGCTGGGGTACGACGCCGACTTCGCCGTCTTCGCCCAGGACGAGGCCTTCGTGGTGGACGTGTCCAAGCTCAAGCACAAGAACCCCATCACCCCGTACGACGGCAAGGCTCTCTCCGGCGTGGTCCGCCGCACCTACCTGCGCGGCAGCGTGGTGGACGGCAGGACCCCCGGTGGCAAGCTGATCCGCCGCGGCGGCATCTGA
- the bcp gene encoding thioredoxin-dependent thiol peroxidase produces the protein MSPKLTTKLQPGTQAPDFTLRDAEGKQTALADYRGKNVIVYFYPEAATPGCTTEACDFRDNLASFQGSGYAVLGISPDAPEKLATFTGDFDLTFPLLADEDHAVALAYGAWGEKLIDGEVHEGIVRSTVVLDPEGKVTLAQYQVKAQGHVQALREQLGV, from the coding sequence ATGAGCCCCAAACTGACCACCAAGCTCCAGCCCGGAACCCAGGCGCCGGACTTCACCCTGCGGGACGCAGAAGGCAAGCAGACCGCGCTGGCCGACTACCGCGGCAAGAACGTCATCGTGTACTTCTACCCCGAGGCTGCCACCCCCGGCTGCACCACCGAGGCGTGCGACTTCCGGGACAACCTGGCCTCCTTCCAGGGCTCGGGCTACGCAGTGCTGGGCATTTCCCCCGACGCGCCGGAGAAGCTGGCCACCTTCACGGGCGACTTCGATCTCACCTTCCCGCTGCTGGCCGACGAGGACCACGCCGTTGCCCTGGCCTACGGCGCCTGGGGCGAGAAGCTCATCGACGGCGAGGTGCACGAGGGCATCGTCCGCTCCACCGTGGTCCTGGATCCCGAAGGCAAGGTCACGCTGGCCCAGTACCAGGTCAAGGCGCAGGGCCACGTCCAGGCGCTCCGCGAACAGCTCGGCGTCTAA
- a CDS encoding winged helix-turn-helix domain-containing protein gives MAVHAHSPRGTSAPWGAKAHGLAVWVAPPEGQDIDPDVLARAAELVLARALQFAPEAEVHWPAAGAATSAAGTRPGPPPGEGAPNGAPDGGTTVPPSSSPDSPQPDPSQQDPMDAESRETDDGGAAHLPPSAGHVSQVAVDLARSEVLLDGERVPLTGVEFKLLRYLVEHCSRTVDREELRLFLESCDSPGAAARSIDVYVGRVRRKLCGGRHAIATVRGGGYRFICGPAATVRGPAEYSI, from the coding sequence GTGGCTGTGCATGCCCATTCACCGCGCGGCACTTCGGCCCCCTGGGGCGCCAAGGCCCACGGCCTGGCCGTCTGGGTAGCTCCCCCCGAGGGCCAGGACATCGATCCCGACGTCCTGGCCCGGGCCGCGGAGCTGGTGCTGGCACGGGCCCTTCAGTTTGCTCCGGAGGCGGAAGTCCACTGGCCCGCCGCCGGAGCTGCAACTTCCGCCGCCGGGACGCGCCCGGGCCCGCCCCCTGGGGAGGGGGCGCCCAACGGTGCGCCCGACGGCGGAACGACAGTGCCGCCGTCGTCCTCCCCCGATTCCCCGCAGCCGGACCCCTCGCAACAGGATCCAATGGACGCGGAGTCCCGGGAGACGGACGACGGCGGCGCCGCCCACCTCCCGCCGTCGGCCGGGCACGTCAGCCAAGTGGCTGTGGACCTGGCCCGGTCCGAGGTGCTGCTGGACGGCGAGCGGGTGCCGCTGACCGGCGTCGAGTTCAAGCTGCTGCGCTACCTGGTGGAACACTGCTCGCGGACCGTTGACCGGGAGGAGCTGCGGCTGTTCCTGGAGTCGTGCGACAGCCCCGGTGCCGCCGCCCGCTCCATCGACGTGTACGTGGGCCGGGTGCGGCGGAAGCTGTGCGGCGGCCGGCACGCGATCGCCACCGTCCGCGGCGGCGGCTACCGCTTCATCTGCGGGCCCGCAGCCACCGTGCGCGGCCCTGCGGAATACAGCATCTAG
- a CDS encoding sarcosine oxidase subunit gamma → MANTAAFTGINGLREIRRSPASHLAEAFETGSVQGTVTLKEGPFQTMAGVRVDPNSEAGARIGSVTGGLPVRCGEVRGTDRVSALWLGPQEFLVVAPEDAHDSLGGDLIGSLKSALGDGAGQVVDLSANRTTFELSGPRARAVLEKGCALDLHPRTLKAGTALNTEVGNIPVVLFKDGEESFRLFPRASFADYLGRWLLDAMREFASPEVP, encoded by the coding sequence ATGGCTAACACCGCAGCCTTCACAGGCATCAATGGACTCCGGGAAATCCGCCGCAGCCCAGCCTCCCACCTGGCCGAAGCATTCGAGACCGGGTCCGTGCAGGGAACCGTCACCCTCAAAGAGGGCCCGTTCCAGACCATGGCCGGCGTCCGGGTTGACCCGAACTCCGAGGCCGGCGCCCGGATCGGCTCCGTCACCGGCGGCCTGCCGGTGCGCTGCGGCGAGGTCCGCGGCACCGACCGGGTGAGCGCCCTTTGGCTCGGCCCGCAGGAGTTCCTGGTCGTGGCCCCGGAGGACGCCCACGACTCCCTGGGCGGGGACCTGATCGGCTCCCTCAAGTCCGCCCTGGGCGACGGCGCCGGGCAGGTGGTGGACCTGTCTGCCAACCGCACCACGTTCGAGCTGTCCGGCCCGCGGGCCCGCGCGGTGCTGGAAAAGGGCTGCGCCCTGGACCTGCACCCGCGCACCCTCAAGGCGGGCACCGCCCTGAACACCGAAGTGGGCAACATCCCTGTGGTCCTGTTCAAGGACGGGGAGGAAAGCTTCCGGCTGTTCCCCCGCGCCTCGTTCGCTGACTACCTGGGCCGCTGGCTCCTGGACGCAATGAGGGAGTTCGCTTCCCCCGAGGTGCCTTAA
- a CDS encoding sarcosine oxidase subunit beta family protein yields MSTHHLPEHPEFLWHNPDPKPSYDAVIVGGGGHGLATAYYLAKNHGMTNIAVLEKGWLAGGNMARNTTIIRSNYLWDESAAIYEHALKLWEILPEELDYDFLFSQRGVMNLAHTLGDVRESMRRVGANKLNGVDAEWLDPQQVKELCPILNIRDDIRYPVMGATYQPRAGIAKHDHVAWAFARKCDEMGVDIIQNCEVTGFIKDGERVVGVKTNRGTINTEKVGLCAAGHSSVLAEMAGFRLPIQSHPLQALVSELHEPVHPTVVMSNHVHVYVSQAHKGELVMGAGVDSYNGYGQRGSFHVIEHQMAAAVELFPIFARAHVLRTWGGIVDTTLDASPIVGTTPVENMFVNCGWGTGGFKGTPAAGLTFAHTIATGAPHKLNKPFALERFETGALIDEHGAAAVAH; encoded by the coding sequence GTGAGCACGCACCACCTCCCGGAGCACCCGGAATTCCTGTGGCACAACCCGGACCCCAAGCCCTCCTATGACGCCGTGATCGTCGGCGGCGGCGGGCACGGCCTGGCCACCGCCTACTACCTGGCCAAGAACCACGGCATGACCAACATCGCCGTCCTGGAAAAGGGCTGGCTGGCCGGCGGCAACATGGCCCGCAACACCACGATCATCCGTTCCAACTACCTCTGGGACGAGTCGGCCGCCATCTACGAGCACGCCCTGAAGCTGTGGGAGATCCTGCCCGAGGAGCTGGACTACGACTTCCTCTTCAGCCAGCGCGGCGTGATGAACCTGGCCCACACCCTGGGCGACGTGCGCGAGAGCATGCGCCGCGTGGGCGCCAACAAGCTCAACGGCGTGGACGCGGAATGGCTGGACCCGCAGCAGGTCAAGGAACTCTGCCCGATCCTGAACATCCGCGATGACATCCGCTACCCGGTCATGGGCGCCACCTACCAGCCGCGCGCCGGCATCGCCAAGCACGACCACGTCGCCTGGGCCTTCGCCCGCAAGTGCGACGAGATGGGCGTGGACATCATCCAGAACTGCGAAGTCACCGGCTTCATCAAGGACGGCGAGCGCGTGGTGGGCGTCAAGACCAACCGCGGCACCATCAACACCGAAAAGGTGGGCCTCTGCGCCGCCGGCCACAGCTCGGTCCTGGCGGAGATGGCAGGCTTCCGGCTCCCCATCCAGTCCCACCCGCTGCAAGCACTGGTGTCCGAGCTCCACGAGCCCGTCCACCCCACTGTCGTCATGTCCAACCACGTCCACGTGTACGTCTCCCAGGCGCACAAGGGCGAACTGGTCATGGGCGCCGGCGTCGACTCCTACAACGGCTACGGCCAGCGCGGCTCCTTCCACGTGATCGAGCACCAGATGGCTGCCGCCGTCGAGCTGTTCCCGATCTTCGCCCGGGCACACGTCCTCCGGACCTGGGGCGGCATCGTGGACACCACGCTGGATGCCTCACCGATCGTGGGCACCACCCCGGTGGAGAACATGTTCGTCAACTGCGGCTGGGGAACCGGCGGCTTCAAGGGCACGCCGGCTGCCGGCCTGACCTTCGCGCACACCATCGCCACCGGCGCACCGCACAAGCTCAACAAGCCGTTCGCCCTGGAGCGCTTCGAAACCGGCGCCCTGATCGACGAACACGGCGCTGCCGCCGTCGCCCACTAG
- a CDS encoding sarcosine oxidase subunit delta, with amino-acid sequence MLLISCPNCGQRDETEFHYGGQAHVPYPENPNDLTDREWAEYLFYRENTKGTFAERWVHSTGCRQWFNMLRDTVTYDIQAVYPMGTPRPAAPVPPAADTGTASTGPASTTPLSPSTAPEGATK; translated from the coding sequence ATGCTGCTTATCTCCTGCCCCAACTGCGGCCAGCGGGACGAAACCGAGTTCCACTACGGCGGCCAGGCCCACGTGCCCTACCCCGAGAACCCCAACGACCTCACGGACCGGGAATGGGCCGAGTACCTGTTCTACCGTGAGAACACCAAGGGCACCTTCGCCGAACGGTGGGTGCACAGCACCGGCTGCCGGCAGTGGTTCAACATGCTCCGCGACACGGTCACCTACGACATCCAGGCCGTCTACCCGATGGGGACGCCGCGGCCCGCCGCGCCCGTCCCCCCGGCAGCTGACACCGGCACCGCAAGCACGGGCCCCGCCAGCACCACCCCCCTCAGCCCCAGCACCGCCCCGGAAGGAGCGACCAAGTGA